One window of Caldisericum exile AZM16c01 genomic DNA carries:
- a CDS encoding TetR/AcrR family transcriptional regulator — protein MNGINKKEQIIEVGEKLFLEKGFPNTSVEDITNALGIAKGSFYTYFSSKEELLKEIVSRTLKNIYEELSKFSLEHKSAEESLEEFVSLNIELAKSYGPSIIISLRDFGMFLENGREKALGSTIFESIKKLIEEFLKNTIGSANEESIMYITGISLSIWIETFFFKREINKKEMAKLILDGLRRNK, from the coding sequence GTGAATGGCATAAATAAAAAAGAACAAATAATTGAAGTTGGAGAAAAACTTTTCCTTGAAAAAGGATTCCCTAATACATCTGTTGAGGATATTACAAATGCTTTAGGGATAGCAAAGGGCAGTTTTTATACATATTTTTCTTCAAAGGAGGAATTATTAAAAGAAATCGTTTCAAGAACTCTTAAAAACATTTATGAAGAACTTTCAAAGTTCTCCTTGGAACATAAAAGCGCCGAAGAGTCGCTTGAGGAATTTGTTTCCTTAAATATCGAACTTGCAAAGTCGTATGGTCCATCAATCATTATATCTCTTAGAGACTTTGGCATGTTTTTAGAAAACGGAAGAGAAAAAGCCCTTGGAAGCACAATTTTTGAGAGTATCAAAAAACTCATTGAAGAGTTTCTTAAAAATACCATTGGTAGTGCTAACGAAGAAAGTATCATGTATATCACAGGTATTTCACTTTCGATTTGGATTGAAACGTTTTTCTTTAAAAGAGAAATCAACAAAAAAGAGATGGCAAAACTTATCTTGGA